The Tenuifilum thalassicum genome includes the window GGCTACTACATGTCTCGACCATTAGCTAGTTCTAAAGCCATAAAAACTGACTATGTGGAAATAGTTAGCCGAACCATATATGAATTTGATGACATGGATCTCTATCAGGCAATTCAACATAAAAAGAAAGCCGATAGCTTGAAGGAAACTATGAAAGCTCACCAACGTTTCTTTATTCGAAGCAGTAACTGCATCTCAATTATTGACGAGAAAAAAGAGGTTAAACCATGAGGCACCTGCCTAAAATATTATTAATTCTCATCATCTCTCAGTTAAGTCTTAAGGCTTTTTCGCAGGATAATACCGCCAAAGCACTTAAGAATGAGAAAGTTGCATTCCTAACCAAGAAGTTGCAACTCACCAAAGAGGAGGCAAAAAAGTTTTGGCCAATTTATGATGAGTATTGGGACAAAAAGAACAAAATTCTAAGCAATCGTAAGAGATTAGCCGAAGAGTTTATTAAAAATGTTGACAATCTTACAGAGAGCCAAACAATTGAGTACACCAATAGGTATGTTAAATCAATAAAAGCAGAATCGGACCTAATATCGGAGTATAACAAGAAGTTACTCCAAATTCTTCCTCCCAAAAAGGTTATGCTGTTATACCAATCGAACTATGAGTTCAAGAATTATTTGTTAAAAAAGATGCAGGAGACAAAAAAGTAAGGCTTAACTAATAATTTTCTTTAACTTTTTTTTACATTTGTCAGGTTAATTGTTAAAGTGTTTTAGTCGATGGCAAATGAGGAGAGTATTTCTGAATTAATTGATTTGTGCATTCCTGCAACAACAGAAACCCCTGAAATTAAATGTGAAAAAGCAACAGGTAGAATAACACTCGTTGGAAATCTAATTCCAAGCGATCCCCAATCTTTTTTTTCACCCCTTTTACGTTGGATTAAGTACTATATTGAAAGCGCATCACCAAGTAAGCTAAATGTTGAACTCTATTTAACTTTTGTTAATGGGAGTTCAGAGCGTCATCTTATTAAACTTTTTAAAACATTAGAAGAATATCAGCAACAGAAAGGGCTTTCAATCAATATAATATGCCACTACGAAAGCGAAGACCCTGATATGCGCGAATGGGGCAAGGAGCTAAGCCTAGCAATTCATCTCCCAGTAGAGTTAGCTGAAATAAACTAGAAGCAAGTATCTCTTTGGCAAGTGGCTAATTCCAAAATCTTTATCATCATTTCATATTTCTAGCTATTTTTGTAAAAAAATAGGCTATGACAATAAATGAGAAGCAAGACAGTATAGTTGAAGAATTCAGCATATTCGACGATTGGATGGATCGCTACCAACAACTTATTGAATATGGTAAGGAACTCCCCCCGATTGCTGAACAAAAGAAAACTCAACAATACCTTATTCAAGGCTGCCAAAGCAAGGTATGGCTCGATGCCGAGCTACGCGATGGCAAAATATACTTTACTGCCGATAGCGATGCCATAATTACAAAAGGGATAGTTTCACTGCTAATTAAGGTTCTTTCTGGTCACACTCCCGATGAAATATTAAACACTGAACTTTACTTTATTGATAAAATTGGACTTAAGGAAAACCTCTCGCCTACCCGTAGTAATGGCTTGGTGGCAATGATAAAACAGATGAAGGCGTATGCCCTAGCTTTTAAGGCCAAAAACGATGGGAATAGCTAAACTTCTGATAACTTTATTTGTTTATCAATAAAAACACTATGCGCGACGAACTTGAAATACAAACCGACATCGTTAAAACCTTAAAAAACATACATGACCCAGAAATACCTGTGAATATTTATGATCTGGGCTTGATTTATGAGGTTGATGTTGATGACAACAGAAAGGTAACTATTACCATGACCTTAACCGCTCCAAATTGTCCGCTTGCCGATCAGGTTGTTGAAGAGGTTGAGCAAAAGATTTCTAAGATTGATGGTGTTTCAGGCGTAGAAGTAAAACTCACCTTTGACCCACCCTGGGATAAAAGCAGGATGAGCGATGAAGCTATGTTGGAGTTAGGATTTCTATAACTTAGGTTTAGTCTTTAACCATAAATTAAACGCCGCAATTAAAAGTACTTGCGGCGTTTCTTCTTTTATAGGTTTTTCTATTTGTTCTCAAGTTTACGTAAGATGCTAAGGTGACTGTCCCCAGAATTGCCCATTCTTATTATTTCGTCCCTTGTAAACTTACCCAAGATCGACATAAAAAGCTCTTCTTCAGGGCTTTGAGCATAGATAATTAAATCGCCATAAAGATCGTGCTCTAATTTAGCGAGGAATGTAACCTTGGAGCCATCATCGTCCTGAACCTCCATAAACTGCTTATAGCCATATTTTTCCTTGCAGGTTTCAATCTCCTTCTTCAAAACGCTGCCAGGTTGTTCGCTTACTAGAATGAGAAGCCCTTTAAGTTTAGTCGTAAGTTCATGGCTATCACCATTATCATCAAATGATGCGGCAAGGCTAAATAGTTCGGGTCCAATTTTAACAACGGTAAACCCTTTCTCACCTGAGTACTTATCCACTATTTTTTCGGCTATGCTTTGGGAAAACCCTTGAATACCGAATACGGAAAGGAATAAAAATAGAAATACATTCTTCATAACTCTAATTTTTTAACATCATTATAAAAGACTACAAATTTCACTTTTCTGCTGCACAACAAGCAATGTTTATTTACAAAGAGCTATTTTTGGTGTGATTATCTTTGGATTATGAAAAACGATACGAGAGCCTATTTCTTAGCATCATTTGTTGTTTTGTTTTGGGGAACATCGGCTACTGCATTTAAAATTGGCCTTCAATATATGTCTCCTGCTCATCTCCTTTTTTGGTCGTCGCTATTTGCATCAACCATTCTTTTTATCGTTTTAGCTTTCCAGAAAAAGTTAAAGCTACTTAAGTTTAAGAATGGTAAAGAGTTCGGCTTGTCAGTGGCAGAAGCAACTCTTAATCCGTTCTTATACTACCTAGTCCTTTTTGAGGCGTATAACCTTCTGCCAGCTCAAGTAGCGCAACCACTAAACTATATTTGGCCAATCGTTTTAGTGATTCTTGCAGCACTCTTTTTTAAGCACTCCTTACATTATACCGACATTATAGCCCTTATAGCCAGCTTAATCGGGGTTGCATTTATATCGTCGCAGGGTAATATTAACATCTTTGCAAAATCAAATCCTGTAGGTGTTTTGTTGGCAATTAGTAGCTCGATTGTTTGGGCTAGCTTTTGGATAATAAACATGTACGATAAAAACCGGGATGAGGAAGTGAAACTCTGCATTAGTTTTGCTTTTGCAACCATTTTTATGCTTTTATATATAATTCTTTCATCAAAAAACATCACTTTTAACCTTAAGGGGATTTCTGCTGCATTATACATTGGAGCATTCGAAATGGGTGTTACCTTTTTGCTATGGCTCAAAGCACTAAACTCAACATCAAATACTGCCCGATTGGGTAATTTTTCTTACCTTGTTCCTTTTGTTTCCCTTGTATTTGTAAGTTTGATTCTGCATGAAAAGATTGTTTGGACTACCTTTATAGGGTTACTAATTATTATTGGAGCAATTATATTTCAGCGGATTTCTAAAAAAAATTAAAGTAGAGCTATGAAAAATAAGATAATTGCACTTTTCGCTTTAACCGCACTGCTCATTCTTACCTCATGCGAAAAGGATGATCAATCGAGCAATGCAATCATAAATAAATCAACTTATGAGTTGATGAAGGAATGGTACTTTTGGTACGACCAGTTGCCAGAGGTTGATCCTAATAGCTATCCCGATCCAAAGGCTTTAGTAGAAGCGATTCGTGTTAACCCACCCGATAGATGGAGTTATGTTACAACCAAGCAGGAACACGATGCTTACTACAAGCAAGCAGAATACATAGGTTTTGGATTTGGTACTGCC containing:
- a CDS encoding DMT family transporter, with product MKNDTRAYFLASFVVLFWGTSATAFKIGLQYMSPAHLLFWSSLFASTILFIVLAFQKKLKLLKFKNGKEFGLSVAEATLNPFLYYLVLFEAYNLLPAQVAQPLNYIWPIVLVILAALFFKHSLHYTDIIALIASLIGVAFISSQGNINIFAKSNPVGVLLAISSSIVWASFWIINMYDKNRDEEVKLCISFAFATIFMLLYIILSSKNITFNLKGISAALYIGAFEMGVTFLLWLKALNSTSNTARLGNFSYLVPFVSLVFVSLILHEKIVWTTFIGLLIIIGAIIFQRISKKN
- a CDS encoding DUF1987 domain-containing protein, encoding MANEESISELIDLCIPATTETPEIKCEKATGRITLVGNLIPSDPQSFFSPLLRWIKYYIESASPSKLNVELYLTFVNGSSERHLIKLFKTLEEYQQQKGLSINIICHYESEDPDMREWGKELSLAIHLPVELAEIN
- a CDS encoding SufE family protein, whose translation is MTINEKQDSIVEEFSIFDDWMDRYQQLIEYGKELPPIAEQKKTQQYLIQGCQSKVWLDAELRDGKIYFTADSDAIITKGIVSLLIKVLSGHTPDEILNTELYFIDKIGLKENLSPTRSNGLVAMIKQMKAYALAFKAKNDGNS
- a CDS encoding DUF4252 domain-containing protein, producing MKNVFLFLFLSVFGIQGFSQSIAEKIVDKYSGEKGFTVVKIGPELFSLAASFDDNGDSHELTTKLKGLLILVSEQPGSVLKKEIETCKEKYGYKQFMEVQDDDGSKVTFLAKLEHDLYGDLIIYAQSPEEELFMSILGKFTRDEIIRMGNSGDSHLSILRKLENK
- a CDS encoding SUF system Fe-S cluster assembly protein is translated as MRDELEIQTDIVKTLKNIHDPEIPVNIYDLGLIYEVDVDDNRKVTITMTLTAPNCPLADQVVEEVEQKISKIDGVSGVEVKLTFDPPWDKSRMSDEAMLELGFL